Within the Clostridium scatologenes genome, the region TTTTGTACCTTGGTCCGTCTTTACTAAATATACCCCTCTATTTGGTTTTATATTTTCAATTTTGATGTTAAATTGTCTTTCTATTTCAAACTCTCTCATCATGTTAATCACCCCTATTAAATTTATATGAAGCACAAATGTAATTTAGAAGATTATTAACATTTTTAAGAGAATTTTAATATAATAGATTATAACAAATTTGAAAGGAACAATCTTATGAAAATAGGAATTGATGCCCGAGCAGCAAAATGGTATAGAGGAACTGGGATAGGTACTTATACTTATCAATTAATTAATTGCTTAAATCGAATTGATAATATAAACAACTACTTACTTTTTACTCCTGACAACTCAAAATGTACCATATCACTTAAAAATAATTTCAAGGTAAATAGCATCAGCAAAAAATTGGGTGGAGATTTTTGGAATGAAATAAACATTCCAAATATTTTAGAGCATAGGGACATAGAACTTTATCATATACCTCAAAATGGTGTTGGGATTCCTTATGATAAAAAATGTAACTTTGTTATCACTCTTCATGATATAATCCCATATAAAATGCCAGAAACAGTGAGTGATAGATATTTAAAAATTTTTTCTGATCAAATTCCTATGACTGTTTCTCAATGTGATGGAATAATTACTGTATCTAATCACTCTAAAAAAGACATAATTGAAGCATTTAAGTTTCCTGAAGATAAAATATATGTAACTCCTCTTGCAGCAGAAGATATATATAAACCATTAAACAAAAAATTAAGTAAAGATATTATTAAAGAACATTATTCTATTGACACTGATTTTATCCTATATGTAGGAGGTTTTAGTCCTAGAAAAAATATTATTGGTCTTATAGAAAGCTTCAGCAAAGTATTAAATTCTTATAAAAAAAATTTGCTGCTTGTCATAGCAGGCAAAAAGGGTAAATCTTATGATACTTATAAAAAAAGAGTAGAACAATTAAATATATCTGATAAAGTAATCTTTCCAGGATTTATTTCAATAGATCATTTGCCTTACTTATACAATGCATCTGAATTATTTGTTTATCCTTCTTTTTATGAAGGTTTTGGTCTTCCTCCTATTGAAGCTATGTCCTGCGGAGTACCTGTTATAGGATCTAATTGCACATCTGTTCCTGAAGTATTGGGAAATAGCGGCTTATTAGTTGATCCTAATAATATTGATGAATTAAGCAATTCCATACTCAAAATATTAAATGATAAAAATTTAAAAAAGAACCTAATTGTTTCAGGACTTATGAGATCATCTGAGTTATCTTGGGAAAAAACCGCAAAACAAACTCTATCAGCATACAATAAAACTTTGAATTGTTAAAAACATACATTAAAAAGTTAAAGAAGTAAATTCATAAATAATTTACTTCTTTAACTTTTTAAACTAACTTTTTAAATTCATTTAAAAATTCTTGTCTATCTTCTTTATATCCATTCTTTTTCTTCAGCCTTTCAAGAAATGTAACTTCATCCCAATCCTTACACTTTGTATAATAAGCTTTAGATATATTATAAAAATCATCTGGAAAAGTTAACATAGCATTAAGTACTTCCATTTCTCTATTGTTTAAAACATTTTTCATACGATAATTTTTTATTACTTCTTCAGCTTTTTCTATATCAAATGCAAAATTTTTTATT harbors:
- a CDS encoding glycosyltransferase family 4 protein, giving the protein MKIGIDARAAKWYRGTGIGTYTYQLINCLNRIDNINNYLLFTPDNSKCTISLKNNFKVNSISKKLGGDFWNEINIPNILEHRDIELYHIPQNGVGIPYDKKCNFVITLHDIIPYKMPETVSDRYLKIFSDQIPMTVSQCDGIITVSNHSKKDIIEAFKFPEDKIYVTPLAAEDIYKPLNKKLSKDIIKEHYSIDTDFILYVGGFSPRKNIIGLIESFSKVLNSYKKNLLLVIAGKKGKSYDTYKKRVEQLNISDKVIFPGFISIDHLPYLYNASELFVYPSFYEGFGLPPIEAMSCGVPVIGSNCTSVPEVLGNSGLLVDPNNIDELSNSILKILNDKNLKKNLIVSGLMRSSELSWEKTAKQTLSAYNKTLNC